The Tepidibacter aestuarii genome contains a region encoding:
- a CDS encoding Gfo/Idh/MocA family protein: MKIGTVGTGVIVEEFLNAVKEVVNVECTAVYSRKEETARVLADNYNIKQIYTDYDKLLKDENVNFVYIASPNSMHYEYALKALQNGKNVICEKPFTSTVEEAGTLIELAKEKSLFLFEAITTLHLPNYNKIKEQIETLGEIKLVQCNYSQYSSRYDKFLEGIVTNVFNPVFSGGALADINIYNLHFVTGMFGKAKEVKYIANIAENGIDTSGIATLRYDDFVCECVGAKDSYSPSFVIIQGTKGYIKLNSPANQCLSFEIGIGDKVKTYNEQKFSNRMVYEVIEFINMYYNNDLKKCYKLLEHSLSVVDTVVMGRKDAGIVFAADSKQFNE; encoded by the coding sequence ATGAAAATAGGAACAGTAGGAACAGGTGTAATTGTAGAGGAATTTTTAAATGCAGTAAAGGAAGTAGTAAATGTTGAATGTACAGCTGTTTATTCAAGAAAGGAAGAAACAGCCAGAGTGTTAGCAGATAATTATAATATAAAACAAATATATACGGATTATGATAAATTACTTAAAGATGAAAACGTAAATTTTGTTTATATAGCATCTCCAAACAGTATGCATTATGAATATGCTTTAAAAGCATTACAAAATGGGAAAAATGTTATTTGTGAGAAACCATTTACATCAACTGTTGAAGAAGCAGGAACATTGATAGAATTAGCGAAAGAAAAGAGCTTGTTTTTATTTGAGGCAATTACAACATTACATTTGCCAAACTATAATAAGATTAAAGAACAGATTGAAACTTTAGGTGAAATAAAATTAGTTCAATGTAATTATTCTCAGTATTCAAGTAGATATGATAAGTTTTTAGAAGGAATAGTGACAAATGTATTCAATCCTGTATTTTCTGGGGGAGCATTGGCAGATATTAATATTTATAATTTACACTTTGTAACTGGAATGTTTGGAAAAGCAAAGGAAGTAAAATATATTGCTAATATCGCTGAAAATGGAATTGATACATCTGGGATCGCTACTTTAAGATATGATGATTTTGTATGTGAGTGTGTAGGAGCTAAAGATTCATATAGTCCAAGCTTTGTTATTATTCAAGGAACAAAGGGATACATAAAATTAAATAGTCCTGCTAATCAATGTCTTTCATTTGAAATTGGGATTGGTGATAAAGTTAAAACTTATAACGAACAGAAATTTTCAAATAGGATGGTTTATGAGGTAATAGAATTTATAAATATGTATTATAATAATGATTTGAAAAAGTGTTATAAATTATTAGAACATTCTTTAAGCGTTGTAGACACAGTAGTAATGGGGAGAAAAGATGCTGGAATTGTATTTGCAGCAGATAGTAAGCAATTTAATGAGTAA
- the sstT gene encoding serine/threonine transporter SstT — MTNLLKQWNKLSLVKRIIIGLIVGIILAMVAPEAAKPIGLFGSLFVGGLKAVAPILVFFLVMSAISQHKSGQKTNMKSIVILYLFGTFLAGLVAVVASFVFPVTLELGAGVENVSPPGGVSEVLKALLMNIVSNPVTALSNANYIGILAWALLLGLALKNAPDTTKTMITNFADALAQVVRWVISFAPLGIMGLVFDTIATNGIGSLLSYGQLLAVLVGCMFFMAFVVNPIITFVAIRQNPYPLVLKCLKDSGITAFFTRSSAANIPVNMTLCEELGLDKDTYSVSIPLGATVNMAGAAITISVLTLAAVNTLGIKVDMGTALILSILSAVSACGASGVAGGSLLLIPLACSLFGIPNDVAMQVVGVGFVVGVIQDSCETALNSSTDALFTAVAEFAQWRKEGKEIAITKQ; from the coding sequence ATGACAAACTTGTTAAAGCAATGGAATAAGTTAAGTTTAGTTAAGAGAATCATTATAGGCTTAATCGTCGGAATTATTTTAGCTATGGTAGCTCCAGAGGCAGCAAAACCAATAGGCCTTTTTGGATCATTATTCGTAGGTGGATTAAAAGCAGTTGCACCTATATTAGTATTTTTCTTAGTAATGTCTGCTATCTCTCAACATAAGAGTGGTCAGAAAACTAATATGAAATCAATCGTAATTCTTTATCTTTTCGGAACATTTTTAGCAGGACTTGTTGCTGTTGTAGCAAGTTTCGTGTTCCCAGTAACATTAGAACTTGGAGCAGGAGTTGAGAATGTATCTCCTCCAGGAGGAGTTTCAGAGGTATTAAAAGCATTACTTATGAATATAGTTTCTAACCCTGTAACAGCACTTTCTAATGCTAACTATATAGGTATTTTAGCTTGGGCATTACTTCTTGGACTTGCATTAAAGAATGCACCTGACACTACAAAAACAATGATTACTAATTTTGCAGATGCTTTAGCTCAAGTAGTAAGATGGGTAATAAGCTTTGCACCACTTGGTATTATGGGTCTAGTATTTGATACAATTGCTACAAATGGTATTGGATCTTTACTTAGCTACGGACAGTTACTTGCTGTACTAGTTGGATGTATGTTCTTTATGGCATTTGTTGTAAATCCTATTATTACATTTGTTGCTATTCGTCAAAATCCATACCCACTTGTATTAAAGTGCTTAAAAGATAGTGGTATTACAGCATTCTTTACACGTAGTTCAGCTGCGAATATTCCAGTTAATATGACACTGTGTGAAGAACTAGGTTTAGATAAGGATACTTACTCAGTATCAATTCCACTAGGTGCTACTGTAAATATGGCTGGTGCAGCGATTACAATATCTGTATTAACACTTGCAGCAGTTAACACTTTAGGTATTAAGGTAGATATGGGTACAGCATTAATCCTAAGCATACTTTCAGCTGTAAGTGCTTGTGGAGCTTCTGGAGTAGCTGGTGGTTCATTACTACTAATTCCTCTTGCATGTAGTTTATTTGGTATTCCAAATGATGTAGCAATGCAAGTAGTTGGAGTAGGTTTCGTTGTAGGAGTTATTCAAGATTCTTGCGAAACTGCACTTAACTCTTCAACAGATGCACTTTTCACTGCTGTTGCTGAATTTGCACAGTGGAGAAAAGAAGGAAAGGAAATTGCTATAACTAAACAATAA
- a CDS encoding cache domain-containing protein, whose translation MNIDIKSNKRKNILYRFVRLFIPVIGIILIVFGLYFNWQIKKEKEIVSIKQKNEVRVLKSIIDEMLYDVVSDLIFLSNSNSVNNYFQTFQNKKGDELIETFVNFSESKRIYDQIRLLDIKGMEILRVNADNNGNADIIDEKQLQDKSDRYYIKSGLNLNKGQIYISPIDLNIENGRIQNPINQVIRFVAPVFSDSGEKKGVIVLNYKAQDILNLVELFIKNNKDLNIMLLNNDGYWIKSDNIEKDFAFMYEDKKDISFKNEFKYLWNSIVSSKQGTIYNNDIIYYYNTINPLHSFEKKESNY comes from the coding sequence ATGAATATTGATATAAAAAGCAATAAAAGAAAAAATATATTATATCGATTTGTTCGATTATTTATTCCCGTTATAGGAATTATTTTAATTGTTTTTGGATTGTATTTTAATTGGCAAATAAAAAAAGAAAAAGAGATAGTATCGATTAAGCAGAAAAATGAAGTAAGAGTTCTTAAAAGCATTATAGATGAGATGTTATATGATGTTGTTTCTGATTTAATATTTTTAAGTAATTCCAATAGTGTAAATAATTATTTTCAAACATTTCAAAATAAAAAAGGTGATGAATTAATAGAAACCTTTGTAAATTTTTCAGAGTCTAAAAGAATATATGATCAAATTAGATTATTAGATATTAAAGGAATGGAAATTTTAAGAGTTAATGCAGATAATAATGGAAATGCAGATATTATAGATGAAAAACAGTTACAGGATAAAAGTGATAGATACTACATTAAAAGTGGGTTGAATTTAAATAAAGGTCAAATCTATATATCGCCTATTGATCTTAATATAGAAAATGGTAGAATACAAAATCCTATAAATCAAGTTATTAGATTTGTAGCACCAGTTTTTTCTGATAGCGGTGAGAAAAAGGGAGTAATAGTACTGAATTATAAAGCACAAGATATACTAAATTTAGTTGAGCTTTTTATAAAAAACAATAAAGACTTAAATATTATGTTATTGAATAATGATGGATATTGGATTAAAAGTGACAACATTGAAAAAGATTTTGCATTTATGTATGAAGATAAAAAAGATATATCTTTTAAAAATGAATTTAAATATTTATGGAATTCTATTGTTTCATCAAAACAAGGAACTATTTATAATAACGATATAATTTATTATTATAATACAATTAATCCATTACATAGCTTTGAAAAAAAAGAGAGTAATTACTAA